Within the Streptomyces vilmorinianum genome, the region GTGGCTCGTGTTCCTCGCGCAGGGCCCGCTCGCTGCGCTCCTTGAGCTGTTCCCCCTGCTCCCGCAGGCGCGCCGCCTCGTCGGGGTCGGTGCTCTGCCGCGCCCGCTGCAGAAGATGTTCCGCCTTGTCCCGCTGGTACTGGGCGTGGGCGTGGGCGCCCTCGCTCTCGCGCCCCCTGCTCTCCGGTCCGCCGTCCTGGCGTCCGCTGTCCCGGCTTCCGGTCACGACGCACCTCCTCGGCCAGCGGCTTCCCCCGCCGCACGCGGGAAAACCCGCCCCCCGACGCCGGGACCGCGGAAGCCGGACGCCACCGCGCGACCGCGTGCCGGCGGGGCCGGGAGGCCCGGTCCCCCGAGGGGGGCCGGGCCTCCCGGCGTACCGCTCAGTCCTGGAGGACGGACAGGACGTTGCCCGCCGGGTCCGTGAACCAGGCGATCGCCGTCGGACCCTCGGTGCCGCGGACGACACCCTTGGCGTCGGCCTCGAACTCCGGATAGCGCTCCAGGCTCACGCCGCGCTTCGCCAGCTCGTCGACGGCCGCGTCGATGTCGTCCACGGGGAAGTTCAGGATCGTGAAGCTCGCGGGCGTGTGGTTGTCCTTGGGGTAGACGAAGACGCCGGCACCGGTGCCCAGCTTGAGGGTGAGCATCCTCATGTCGCCCTCCCCGCTCTCCTCCACCTGGAGGCCGAGGGTCTCGCCGTAGAACCGGCGGGCCTTGTCGAGGTCGTCGACCGAGAAGCCGCTGAACGCCTTCGACTGTCCGAACATGCCGTTGTCTCCTTCACGTGTGCCGTTCGGGATTTCCGAGGGCACACCCAGCGCACCACCGTCCGGACGCGGGCCACACGGGCTCGCGTCCGGATGGTCGCCGCACGTCACCCTCAGGGCGCGATCGGCAGCTTGCGCTTGTGCTCGGTGAGCTCGTAGCGGCGGACGATCGAGGCGAAGGCGGGCTCGCCGACCGGCTTGCCCTCCAGGAAGTCGTCGATGTCGTCGTACGTCACGCCGAGCGCGTCCTCGTCGGGCTTGCCCGGGTCGAGGGTCTCCAGGTCGGCCGTCGGGGTCTTCCAGACCAGCTCGGCGGGGGCCCCGAGGGCCTCGGCGACGGCCCGTACCCGGCGCTTGGTCAGACCCGTGAGGGGGACGACGTCGGCCGCGCCGTCGCCGTGCTTGGTGAAGAAGCCGGAGACCGCCTCCGCCGCGTGGTCGGTGCCGACGACGAGGCCGTCGTGGGCGCCCGCGACGGCGTACTGCGCGATCATCCGCTGCCGGGCCTTGATGTTGCCGTGCACGAAGTCCTGGTGGTGGGCGTCCCTGAAGGCCGTTCCACCGGTCTGGCAGGCCTCCAGGGCGGCGTCGCTCGCCGGCCTGACGTCCACCGTCAGGACCCGGTCGGCGGCGATGAATCCGAGAGCGAGCTGGGCGTCCTTCTCGTCGGCCTGGACGCCGTACGGCAGCCGCATGGCGTAGAAGGTGGCGTCGTGCCCCGCGGCCCGGGCCCGCTCCACGGCGAGCTGGCAGAGCCGGCCCGTGGTCGTGGAGTCCACACCGCCGCTGATCCCGAGGACCAGGCCGCGCAGCCCGGTCGAGGTGAGGCGCTCGGTGAGGAAGGCCACCCGGCGCTCGATCTCGACGAGCGGGTCGAACGTCGGGGAAACCTCGAGTTCCCGGGCGATCTGCTGCTGCAGGGCGGTGGACGCCGGGTCGGTCACGGAGTGCTCCTCGGGGGTGATTCGGCGGTACGGATGCGGGCGCGGGTCCCGGTACGCCGGGGAGGGGCGGGGCCCCGAGCCGGGGTCGACTCTATGCGGCTCGCGCCCGCGGTGGCGCACAGGCCCTCGCGGGCGGGCGGGCTCACGCGCTCGGAGCGGATCGCGTCCGAACTCTTTACGTCTCTGTCATGCACGGGTAACTTTCGGCCCGCAAGTGCTTGCAGCAAGTTGCCGACCGATCTTTCAGCACCGTGTGGCAGCTCTCCCGTTCCCGGTCCGAGGCGCTTCGGGGCGAGCGGGTTCATCGACCGCCGCGGCCTCCCCGCCGCGGCCCTGCTCCGGAGAAGAGACGCATGCGACGCACTCCCTTCCGGCGGTTCGGACGCGCCCCGGCGACGGTCGCGGCCGCCGCCTGCCTGCTCGGGCTGCTCTCCGCCGCACCACCGGCCGAGCCGGCCGCCGAGAACACGGCGCCCGTCGCGGCCGCCGAGAACACCGCGACCGTCTTCTACTACACGAAGACGAAGAACTGGTCGGCCTACAACCTCCACTACGCGCCCGACGGCGGAGCCTGGACCACCGTCCCCGGTGTGGCGATGGAGGCGGCCTGTACGGACTGGGTGAAGAAGACCGTCGTCCTTGGCTCCGCCGAGGGACTCCAGGCCACGTTCAACAACGGCACGGGCACCTGGGACAACAACGGCGGCGGGAACTACGCCCTGGGCACCGGCACCATCACCGTCAAGGACGGTGTGGTCGCCCATTCCGACCCCTGCGTCGCCACGCCCACCGAGCCCGGCAACCAGGCCACCGTCTACTACTCCACCGCCGCCCTCGGCTGGACCACCGCCAACCTGCACTACGCGCCGGCCGGCGGAGCCTGGACCACCGTCCCGGGCGTCGGCATGGAGGCGGCCTGCACCGGCTGGTGGAAGCGGACGGTCGACCTGGGCGCCGCCACCACCATGAGCGCCGTCTTCAACAACGGCAACGGCGTCTGGGACAACAACAACGGCGCGAACTACGCGCTGCCCGCCGGCACGACCACGGTCAAGGACAAGGTCGTCACGGGCAACGCCGCGAACCCCTGTGCCGCCGAGGTCCCCGACACCCAGGCACCCAGCGTGCCCACCGGGGTCACCGCGAGCGCGGACGGCACCTCGATCGTGCTGACCTGGGAACCGTCCACCGACGACAAGGGGGTGACGCGGTATCAGGTGACCCGTACCGGAGGCACCGCCGGCACCGTCGTCGTCGACGTCGCCTCCACCGTCTTCTCCGACACCGGCCTGGCGGAGCGGACCGCCTACAGCTACACGGTCAAGGCCGTCGACGCGGCCGGCAACACCTCGGCTGCCTCCGCCGCCGCGCAGGCCACCACCGGCACCGCGCCGCCCGCCCCCGACCCGGGCCGCCCGCTCGGCACCGACCCGCGCGAGGACCCGATCTACTTCGTCCTGACCGCGCGCTTCCACGACGGCGACACGGCCAACAACCGCGGTGGCAGCCAGCACACGAAGTCCGGGAACGCGGCCGCCGGCGACCCCATGTTCCGGGGTGACTTCAAGGGCCTGGTGAACAAGCTCGACTACATCAAGGGCCTCGGCTTCTCCGCCGTGTGGATCACCCCGGTGGTGCTCAACCGGTCCGACTACGACTACCACGGGTACCACGGCTACGACTTCTACAAGGTGGACGCCCGTCTGGAGTCCGCGGGCGCCTCGTACCAGGACCTGATCAACGCGGCCCACGCCAAGGGCATGAAGATCTACCAGGACGTCGTCTACAACCACTCCTCCCGCTGGGGCGCCAAGGGCCTGTTCACCCCGAAGGTGTTCGGCGTCCGCGACAGCCAGTGGAGCTGGTACTACGACGAGCCGAACTCCTCCTTCGAGTACGACGGACTGACCGTCGAGCCGAAGTCCGGGAAGTCGTACTACAACGGCGACCTGTGGTCGACGGCCGAGCCGACCGGCAACACCTGCGTCAACTGGGGCACCCCGACGCAGTACACCTCCCCTGAGGGCTACCGGATCTACAACTGCCAGTGGCCGAACCCGACGTCCGGCATGTTCCCGAAGTCGCTCTACCACCAGTGCTGGATCGGCAACTGGGAGGGCGAGGACTCCCGTTCCTGCTGGCTGCACGAGGACCTCGCCGACTTCGACACCGAGTCCGCGGCCGTGCAGAACCATCTGATCGGCGCCTACGACAAGTACATCGACATGGGCGTCGACGGCTTCCGCGTCGACACCGCCGTCCACATCCCGCGCACCACCTGGAACCGGCGCTTCCTGCCCGCCATCCAGGAGCGCGTCACCCAGAGGTTCGGGGCCGAGGCCGCGAAGAACTTCTTCGTCTTCGGCGAGGTCGCCGCCTTCGTCAACGACAAGTGGAACCGCGGCTCGGTCAACCACTCCGCCCAGTTCTACACATGGAAGGAGCGCAAGGAGTACGCGCTCGACGACGCCACGGCCGCGCTGGAGATGTACGACTACGAGCAGCAGCTCGGCCCGTCCGGCCAGCCGACGTCGAACAACGCCTTCCTGAACGGAAACAGCTACCACACGCCGGACCACAGCAGGTTCTCCGGGATGCACGTCATCGACATGCGCATGCACATGAACTTCGGTGACGCGCTCAACGCCTTCGGCAACGGCAGGGACTCCGACGACAGTTACAACGACGCCACCTACAACGTCGTCTACGTCGACAGTCACGACTACGGGCCCAACAAGAGCAGCGAACGCTACGCCGGCGGCACGGACGCCTGGGCCGAGAACATGTCGCTGATGTGGACCTTCCGCGGCATCCCGACGCTGTACTACGGCTCCGAGATCGAGTTCCAGAAGGGCAGGAAGATCGACTGCGGGCCCAGCTGCCCGCTGTCGACCACCGGCCGCGCCTACTTCGGCGACCATCTCGCCGGGGACGTGAAGGCCTCCGGCTTCTCCATGGTCGAGTCGGCGACCGGTGCCGTCGCCCAGACCCTCGCCCAGCCGCTGGCCCGGCACGTCCAGCGGCTCAACCAGATCCGCCGGGCGATCCCGGCCCTGCAGACGGGCCAGTACTCCACCGAGGGCATCAGCGGGGCGATGGCGTACAAGCGCCGCTGGACGAGCGGCACGACGGACAGCTTCGCGCTGGTCACCGTCACCCACGGGGCCGGCTTCACCGGCATCCCGAACGGCACCTACACCGACGCCGTCACCGGCGAGCAGCGGGTCGTCACCGACGGCACGCTGAACGTCGCGGCTCCCGGCAAGGGCAACCTGCGGGTGTACGTCCTGAACGGGCCCGGCCGGATCGGCGTCCCGGGGCCGTACCTGAAGTAGCGGACCCCGGCGCGTCGGGGGACGGGCGGGCCGCGGCGATCGGCGCCGCGGCCCGCCTCGCTAGGCCCTTCTGCCCCGGAGAGGTGTCCGCAGGGTGCCCGCGGCGACCCGCAGCAGCCTCAGGACGACCTCCGTGGGGGCGTCGATGCGGTAGCGGCGGCCGAGCCGGGACCACTGGTCCAGGACGGCGAGCAGGCCGGAGTCGCAGAACGTGACGCGGGAGGCGTCAAGGACGAGGTCGGTGCAGCCGTCCGCGGCGGCGGAGGCGAGTATGGCCCGCAGCGGCGCGGCGCTGTAGTGGTCGACCTCCCCCGTCAGCCGGACGAGGAGGGTCGTGGCGCCGATGTGCGTGCAGGAGTGGACGACTATGGAGCAGGGCGCGCCGTCCGCGCCCTGGTCACGCACGAGGGGATGGGGCTGGGGCAGCTCGGCCAGTATCGGTGCGGTGCTCGCGGTACTCACGCACCCATCAAGGCCCTCCGGGCCGCTCCGGTGAACGCGGCACGCCGCCCGGTCACCCCACCGGGCAGCAGTGATCCACTTCCGGGGGACACCGGAGGCGTCACTCGACGGTCACGACGACCGAGTGCCACCCGCTCGCCCCGTCGGGCATGGTGTCGGTGCGGCGCTCGGTCTGGGTCTCCCCCGCGCCGTCCGTGGCCCGGACGGTGAGGGTGTGGCGGCCCGGAGCGGCCTCCCAGGCGTACACCCACTGGCGCCAGGTGTCCCGGGTGTCCTCGGCCCCGAGCCGCGCGTCCCGCCAGGGACCGTCGTCGACCCGCACCTGGACGCCCGCGATGCCCCGGTGCTGGGCCCAGGCGACGCCGGCGACCATGACGGTGCCGTCCTGCGGGCGGACGGAGGAGCGCGGGGTGTCGATGCGGGACTGGGTCTTGACGGGTGCCTCGCGGGCCCAGCCGCGCGGCACCCAGTAGGCGTCGTAGGCGTCGAAGGTGGTGAGTTCGATCTCCTCGATCCACTTGCAGGCGGAGACGTAGCCGTACAGCCCCGGCACGATCATCCGGACGGGGAAGCCGTGGTCGAAGGGGAGCGGCTCGCCGTTCATGCCGAACGCGAGGAGCGCGTCACGGCCGTCCATCACGTCCTCGACGGGGGTGCCGATCGTCATCCCGTCGACGGAGCGGGCCACGATCTGGTCGGCCGGGCCGCCCTCGGACGGCGGTCGTACACCCGCCTCCCGCAGAACGTCCGCCAGCCGGACCCCGAGCCAGCGCGCGTTGCCGACGTACGGCCCGCCGACCTCGTTGGAGACGCAGGCCAGGGTGATGTCCCGCTCGACCGCTTCACGGCCCGTCAGGTCCGCGAGGTCGAGGCGGAGTTCCCGGGTCACGCCTAGGCCGTGGACGCGCAGGTGCCAGCGGTCGGCGTCGACCCGGGGAACGACGAGCGCGGTGTCGACCCGGTAGAAGTCCCGGTTCGGGGTGAGGAAGGGGCTGATGCCGGGCACGGGCAGCTGGGCACCGGGCGGGACGGCCGGCGCCGGCGAGGCGGGGCGGGGCAGCCGCAGCGCGCGCCGCGAGGCCACGGCGCCCTCCTGGCGGGTGCCGCCGGTGGCCCTGCCGAGGGCCGCCGCGCCCGTCGCGGCGACGACGGAGGAGGCGGCGACCAGGAGGAAGCCGCGGCGGCCCGCGGCGGCGGCCGCCTGTTCCCCGGCGAGCGGGCGCGGGGCGAGCAGCCGGCCGATGAGTACGTACAGGAGTACCGCACCCGCCACCGCGCCGATCAGCGAGGGCAGGGCGTCGGCGAGGGACTCGGAGTCCGGCCGGCTCACGGCGGCCAGCGCGCCGACGACACCGAAGAGCAGCACCGCAGACACCCCGGCCGTACGGTGGCGGAGCGCCAGCAGGCCGACGAGTCCGGCCAGGACGCCGAGCACGACGAGGATGCCCAGCTGGAGGACGGCCTTGTCGCTCTCCCCGAACGTCCGGATCGCCCACTGTTCGACGGCGGCCGGGGTCCGGTCGACGAGGGCGCCCCCGACCGCCGTGACGGGACGCGCCTCGGGGCGGACCAGCGCCGCGACGAGCTCGGCGACGGCGAGGGAGACGTACCCGGCGAGGATTCCGCCGAGCGCGGCCAGGAGGCGGTCTGTACGCGTGGGCTCACGCGGGGGCTGGGAGGTGGCCATGCCTCATCGTGCCCGCGGGCCGGGGGGAAAGGACCGGGACACACCGCCCTGTAAGACAACCGTCATTTCTCGCCCTCGCCCGGCTCCATGTGCTCGCCAGGCCTCGCCAGCTCCTCGACCGCGTCGGCACCGACGACCGCGCCGGTCGACTTCTTGGCGCGCCGCAGCCGGCGTTCCAGCCAGCCGGCGAACGTGGTGAGGGCGAAGTTCAGGATGACGAAGATGACGGCGACGATGGTGAAGCTGGCGATGGTGTTCGCGCCGTAGTTCGCGCTCATCGGGCGGACGGACGCGAGGAGTTCGGAGAAGCCGAGCATCGCGCCGCCGAGCGCGGTGTCCTTGACGATGACGACGAGCTGGCTGACGAGCGCCGGGAGCATCGCGGTGACCGACTGGGGCAGCAGGACGTAACTCATCGTCTGGCCCTTGCGCATGCCGATCGCCTTGGCCGCGTCGGTCTGGCCGCTGGGCAGGGAGAGGATGCCGGCCCGGACGACCTCGGCGAGGACCGAGGCGTTGTAGAGGACGAGGCCGGTGACGACCGCGTACATGGGGCGGCTCGCCGGGCTGATGTCGGTGAACTCGGCGTAGGCGGCGTTGGCGAAGAGCATCAGGATCAGGACGGGGATGGCGCGGAAGAACTCCACGACCGTGCCGGCCGCGCCGCGCACCCACGTGTGGTCGGAGAGCCGGGCGATGCCGAAGAGCGCGCCGAGGGGCAGCGCGATGACCATGGCGAGCGCCGCGGCGATCACCGTGTTCTTCAGGCCGGGGAGAAGGTACGTGGACCAGCTGCGGGAGTCCGTGAAGAACGGTTCCCACTTGTCCGCCTCGAGCTGGTTCTTGTCCGCGAGGCTCTGCAGGACCCACCAGATGAGCAGGGCCAGAGCGACGAGGAAGAGGACGGTGTAGAGGACGTTGCGCCGCCGGGCGCGCCGGCCCGGGACGTCGTAGAGGACGGTGGGTTGGGCCTTCATCGACGCACCGCCACCTTCTTGCTCAGCCAGCCGAGGAAGAGCCCGGTGGGAAGGGTGAGGCAGATGAAACCGAACGCGAAGATCGCCGAGATGAGGATGAGCTGGGCCTCGTTCTCGATCATCTCCCGCATCAGCAGGGCGGCTTCGGCGACGCCGATCGCGGCGGCCACGGTGGTGTTCTTGGTCAGCGCGATCAGCACGTTGGCCAGCGGTCCCACGACCGAGCGGAATGCCTGCGGCAGCACGATCAGGCGCAGCACCTGCGGGAAGCTGAGCCCGATGGCGCGGGCCGCCTCCACCTGCCCGAGGGGCACGGTGTTGATGCCCGACCGCACCGCCTCGCAGACGAAGGCGGACGTGTAGGCGATCAGGCCGAGGACGGCGAGCCGGAAGTTGATGGTGGTGAAGTCATCGGCGCCCATGTTCACCCCGAGGGTCTGGAACAGACCGAGCGAGGTGAAGACGATGATGACGGTCAGGGGGATGTTGCGGACGATGTTGACGTAGGCGGTGCCGAAGCCCCGCATCAGGGGGACGGGGCTGACGCGCATGGCCGCCAGCAGCGTCCCCCAGATCAGGGAGCCGATCGCCGAGTAGACGGTGAGCTGCACCGTCACCCAGAAGGCCCCCAGGATGTCGTACCCTTCGAGGAAGTCGAACACCTAGGCCTGCCCTACTTGACGATGACACCGATCTCCGGGGCGGGCTCGTTCTGGTACTCGGCGGGCCCGAAGTTCTTCTTCACCGCCTCGTCCCAGGCGCCTTCGGCGACCATCTTCTCCAGGGCGTCGTTGATCTGCTCCTTGAGTTCGCTGCCCTTCTGGACGCCGATGCCGTAGTTCTCGTTGCTCATCTCGAAACCACCGAGCTTGAACTTGCCCTCGAACTCGGGCTGCGAGGCGTAGCCCGCGAGGATCGAGTCATCGGTGGTGACGGCGTCGATGACCCCGTTCTCCAGGCCCGTCAGGCACTCCGAGTAACCGCCGTACTCCTGGAGTTGGGCATCGGGGGCGATGCGCGCCTTGACGTTCTGCGCGGACGTCGAGCCGGTGACCGAGCAGAGCTTCTTGTTGTTGAGGTCCTCGGGCTTGGTGATGCTGTTGTCGTCCGCGCGGATCAGCACGTCCTGGTGGGCCAGGAGGTACGGACCGGCGAAGTCGACCTTCTCCGCGCGCTGGTCGTTGATCGAGTACGTCGCCGCGATGAAGTCGACGTCACCGCGCTGCAGCAGCGTCTCGCGGTCGGCGCTCTTGGCCTCCTTCCATTCGATGTCGCCGGGATCGTAACCGAGCTGCTTGGCCACGTAGGTCGCCACGTCGACGTCGAAGCCGGTGTACGTGCCGTCCGGGGTCTGCAGCCCGAGGCCGGGCTGGTCGTACTTGATGCCGACGGTGATCTTCTGGTCGCCGCCGCCACCTCCGTTGTCGTCGCCGCAGCCGGCCACGGAGAAGGAGAGTGCCAGCGCGGCGGCCGCGGCCACCCCGGCCTTGGTGAGCTTGCGCGGGTTCATGTGATGTCACCCCTGGGGGCTGCTGGGCGCGGCTCGGCCGCGGGTCAGTGGTGCAGGATCTTCGACAGGAAGTCCTTTGCGCGGTCGGTGCGCGGGTTGCTGAAGAACTGGTCGGGTGTCGTCTCTTCCACGATCCTGCCGTCCGCCATGAACACCACACGGTTGGCGGCCGAACGGGCGAAGCCCATCTCGTGGGTGACGACGACCATGGTCATTCCGTCCCGGGCGAGCTGCTGCATCACCTCCAGGACCTCATTGATCATCTCGGGGTCGAGCGCGGAGGTCGGCTCGTCGAAGAGCATCACCTTCGGCTCCATGGCCAGCGCCCGGGCGATCGCGACGCGCTGCTGCTGGCCGCCGGAGAGCTGGGCGGGGTACTTGTCCGCCTGGTTCGCCACCCCCACGCGGTCGAGCAGTTGGCGGGCCCGCTGCTCGGCGGCCTTCTTGTCCTTCTTGCGGACCTTGATCTGGCCGAGGGTGACGTTCTCGAGCACGGTCTTGTGCGCGAAGAGGTTGAAGGACTGGAAGACCATGCCGACGTCGGCGCGCAGCGCGGCGAGCTCGCGGCCCTCGGCGGGCAGCGGCTTGCCGTCGATGAAGATCTCGCCGGAGTCGATGGTCTCCAGCCGGTTGATGGCCCGGCAGAGCGTGGACTTACCGCCGCCGGACGGGCCGATGACCACGACGACCTCGCCCCGGTCGACCGTCAGGTTGATGGCCTGGAGCACATGGAGCGCACCGAAGTGTTTGTCGACGTTCTTGAGTACGACGAGCTCGTCGGGCATGTCAGCGCCTCCTGGATCGCCGCGCGGTCATCCTCCCCACGTTCATGCTCCGCCCTCGGCCGATCCGCCGCACGCCGGAGCGTGCACGCGGGGTACACGAGGGGTGTGAATGAAAACGATTGTCATAATGCTAGGGTCGGTGCCTCGTCCATCCTTCAACCTTCCCGTTGGGGCCCCTCCCTTGCGCATGCCCGAAATCCCCCTCATACCCCGCCGCGCCCTGCTGACCGGCCTCGCCGTCACCACCGCCGCATCCCTGCTCACCGGCTGCTTCGCCGACTCCGGCACCTCGGCGGACGCCTCCGGCGACGGCCGGCTGCGGCTCGCGATGATGCAGCCGCCGCGCTCCGGACTCTCTCCGCTGTCGGACGACGCCTTCAAGCTCTCGCGCTGGTCCACCGCCGAGACGCTCGTCCGGCTCGACCGGGACGGCAACGCCACTCCCGCCCTGGCCACCGCGTGGAAGCAGTCCGACCGGACCTGGACGTTCACGCTCCGCGAGGGCGTCACCTTCCACGACGGCACGGCCCTGACCGCGGACTCCGTCGTGAAGTCGCTGACCGTCGCCGCCGGCGCCTCCCCCAAGCCGCGCATCCTCGACGGCGTCGACCTCACCGTCCGGGCCGCCGGCCCGCGCACGGTCACCGTCACCACGGCCGCGGTCGACCCCCTCGTACCGCAGCGCCTCAGCTCGCCGCAGCTGTCGATCCTGGCCGCCAAGGCGTATCGCGGGAAGACCGTCAGCCCGGTCGGCGCCGGCACCGGCCCCTTCGAGCTCGTCACGGTGAACGGCACCGCCTCCGCCACCCTGAACCGCTACGACGGCTACTGGGGCGGCAGGGCCAAGGCCTCCGGGATCGACGTGAAGTTCGTGCCCGACGGCACCGCCCGGGCGGCAGCCCTGCGCAGCGGCGAGGCGGACATCGTCGAGGCGGTGCCGGTCTCCCAGGCGGCGCTGCTGGACCCGAAGCTGATCACCGAGGTGCCGATGCCGCGCACCAACACGCTGTACCTCAACACCGGGTCCGGGCCGTTCAAGGACCCGGTGCTGCGCGCGGCGGCACGCGAGGCGATCGACGCCGGGCAGATCGTCAAGGGCGTGTACGAGGGCAGGGCCGACGTCGCCCGTGGCCTGCTCGGCCCCGCGCTGCCCTGGGCCGCCACGATGCGCGGGACCGTCCCGCACGCCGCGGCCGGTGCCCCCAAGGGCGCCCGGATCACCATCGGCACCTTCACGGACCGGGCCGAGCTGCCGGAGGTCGCGCAGGTCCTCCAGCAGCAGCTCCGGGCGGCCGGCTTCACCGTCACCCTCGACGTCCGCGAG harbors:
- a CDS encoding DUF6381 family protein; the protein is MTGSRDSGRQDGGPESRGRESEGAHAHAQYQRDKAEHLLQRARQSTDPDEAARLREQGEQLKERSERALREEHEPRPDDLHERYPGPEAAP
- a CDS encoding VOC family protein, whose translation is MFGQSKAFSGFSVDDLDKARRFYGETLGLQVEESGEGDMRMLTLKLGTGAGVFVYPKDNHTPASFTILNFPVDDIDAAVDELAKRGVSLERYPEFEADAKGVVRGTEGPTAIAWFTDPAGNVLSVLQD
- the nadE gene encoding ammonia-dependent NAD(+) synthetase: MTDPASTALQQQIARELEVSPTFDPLVEIERRVAFLTERLTSTGLRGLVLGISGGVDSTTTGRLCQLAVERARAAGHDATFYAMRLPYGVQADEKDAQLALGFIAADRVLTVDVRPASDAALEACQTGGTAFRDAHHQDFVHGNIKARQRMIAQYAVAGAHDGLVVGTDHAAEAVSGFFTKHGDGAADVVPLTGLTKRRVRAVAEALGAPAELVWKTPTADLETLDPGKPDEDALGVTYDDIDDFLEGKPVGEPAFASIVRRYELTEHKRKLPIAP
- a CDS encoding carbohydrate binding domain-containing protein, translating into MRRTPFRRFGRAPATVAAAACLLGLLSAAPPAEPAAENTAPVAAAENTATVFYYTKTKNWSAYNLHYAPDGGAWTTVPGVAMEAACTDWVKKTVVLGSAEGLQATFNNGTGTWDNNGGGNYALGTGTITVKDGVVAHSDPCVATPTEPGNQATVYYSTAALGWTTANLHYAPAGGAWTTVPGVGMEAACTGWWKRTVDLGAATTMSAVFNNGNGVWDNNNGANYALPAGTTTVKDKVVTGNAANPCAAEVPDTQAPSVPTGVTASADGTSIVLTWEPSTDDKGVTRYQVTRTGGTAGTVVVDVASTVFSDTGLAERTAYSYTVKAVDAAGNTSAASAAAQATTGTAPPAPDPGRPLGTDPREDPIYFVLTARFHDGDTANNRGGSQHTKSGNAAAGDPMFRGDFKGLVNKLDYIKGLGFSAVWITPVVLNRSDYDYHGYHGYDFYKVDARLESAGASYQDLINAAHAKGMKIYQDVVYNHSSRWGAKGLFTPKVFGVRDSQWSWYYDEPNSSFEYDGLTVEPKSGKSYYNGDLWSTAEPTGNTCVNWGTPTQYTSPEGYRIYNCQWPNPTSGMFPKSLYHQCWIGNWEGEDSRSCWLHEDLADFDTESAAVQNHLIGAYDKYIDMGVDGFRVDTAVHIPRTTWNRRFLPAIQERVTQRFGAEAAKNFFVFGEVAAFVNDKWNRGSVNHSAQFYTWKERKEYALDDATAALEMYDYEQQLGPSGQPTSNNAFLNGNSYHTPDHSRFSGMHVIDMRMHMNFGDALNAFGNGRDSDDSYNDATYNVVYVDSHDYGPNKSSERYAGGTDAWAENMSLMWTFRGIPTLYYGSEIEFQKGRKIDCGPSCPLSTTGRAYFGDHLAGDVKASGFSMVESATGAVAQTLAQPLARHVQRLNQIRRAIPALQTGQYSTEGISGAMAYKRRWTSGTTDSFALVTVTHGAGFTGIPNGTYTDAVTGEQRVVTDGTLNVAAPGKGNLRVYVLNGPGRIGVPGPYLK
- a CDS encoding STAS domain-containing protein, whose translation is MSTASTAPILAELPQPHPLVRDQGADGAPCSIVVHSCTHIGATTLLVRLTGEVDHYSAAPLRAILASAAADGCTDLVLDASRVTFCDSGLLAVLDQWSRLGRRYRIDAPTEVVLRLLRVAAGTLRTPLRGRRA
- a CDS encoding molybdopterin-dependent oxidoreductase, whose product is MATSQPPREPTRTDRLLAALGGILAGYVSLAVAELVAALVRPEARPVTAVGGALVDRTPAAVEQWAIRTFGESDKAVLQLGILVVLGVLAGLVGLLALRHRTAGVSAVLLFGVVGALAAVSRPDSESLADALPSLIGAVAGAVLLYVLIGRLLAPRPLAGEQAAAAAGRRGFLLVAASSVVAATGAAALGRATGGTRQEGAVASRRALRLPRPASPAPAVPPGAQLPVPGISPFLTPNRDFYRVDTALVVPRVDADRWHLRVHGLGVTRELRLDLADLTGREAVERDITLACVSNEVGGPYVGNARWLGVRLADVLREAGVRPPSEGGPADQIVARSVDGMTIGTPVEDVMDGRDALLAFGMNGEPLPFDHGFPVRMIVPGLYGYVSACKWIEEIELTTFDAYDAYWVPRGWAREAPVKTQSRIDTPRSSVRPQDGTVMVAGVAWAQHRGIAGVQVRVDDGPWRDARLGAEDTRDTWRQWVYAWEAAPGRHTLTVRATDGAGETQTERRTDTMPDGASGWHSVVVTVE
- a CDS encoding amino acid ABC transporter permease, translating into MKAQPTVLYDVPGRRARRRNVLYTVLFLVALALLIWWVLQSLADKNQLEADKWEPFFTDSRSWSTYLLPGLKNTVIAAALAMVIALPLGALFGIARLSDHTWVRGAAGTVVEFFRAIPVLILMLFANAAYAEFTDISPASRPMYAVVTGLVLYNASVLAEVVRAGILSLPSGQTDAAKAIGMRKGQTMSYVLLPQSVTAMLPALVSQLVVIVKDTALGGAMLGFSELLASVRPMSANYGANTIASFTIVAVIFVILNFALTTFAGWLERRLRRAKKSTGAVVGADAVEELARPGEHMEPGEGEK
- a CDS encoding amino acid ABC transporter permease; translated protein: MFDFLEGYDILGAFWVTVQLTVYSAIGSLIWGTLLAAMRVSPVPLMRGFGTAYVNIVRNIPLTVIIVFTSLGLFQTLGVNMGADDFTTINFRLAVLGLIAYTSAFVCEAVRSGINTVPLGQVEAARAIGLSFPQVLRLIVLPQAFRSVVGPLANVLIALTKNTTVAAAIGVAEAALLMREMIENEAQLILISAIFAFGFICLTLPTGLFLGWLSKKVAVRR
- a CDS encoding glutamate ABC transporter substrate-binding protein; amino-acid sequence: MNPRKLTKAGVAAAAALALSFSVAGCGDDNGGGGGDQKITVGIKYDQPGLGLQTPDGTYTGFDVDVATYVAKQLGYDPGDIEWKEAKSADRETLLQRGDVDFIAATYSINDQRAEKVDFAGPYLLAHQDVLIRADDNSITKPEDLNNKKLCSVTGSTSAQNVKARIAPDAQLQEYGGYSECLTGLENGVIDAVTTDDSILAGYASQPEFEGKFKLGGFEMSNENYGIGVQKGSELKEQINDALEKMVAEGAWDEAVKKNFGPAEYQNEPAPEIGVIVK
- a CDS encoding amino acid ABC transporter ATP-binding protein, translating into MPDELVVLKNVDKHFGALHVLQAINLTVDRGEVVVVIGPSGGGKSTLCRAINRLETIDSGEIFIDGKPLPAEGRELAALRADVGMVFQSFNLFAHKTVLENVTLGQIKVRKKDKKAAEQRARQLLDRVGVANQADKYPAQLSGGQQQRVAIARALAMEPKVMLFDEPTSALDPEMINEVLEVMQQLARDGMTMVVVTHEMGFARSAANRVVFMADGRIVEETTPDQFFSNPRTDRAKDFLSKILHH